CGTGCTGGTGCCAACATCTGGTCTCCGTGTAGGTAATGATGTCCATCCTGCTTTCCCAGGCTGTTACATGTCTCCAGCCCAGTGACCAAAGCTGCTGGTTACTGGAGCTACGTGCCTGTAAATATTGTAACTCCAGGCAGCCACGCATTTGTGTGCTAAATGTGTGTTGTCAAATCTTTTAGTGAACTTCGAAGCCCTGATCATTGCGATGTCCGTGGTGGGAGGAACAATCCTCATCATGCTGGgcgtctgctgctgctgctgctgttgtaagaaaaagagcaaaaagcaaGTATCGGAGGGGTTCCCTGTTTACTCAGAGTGTCTCAGCTGCAGCCACGTGCTGTTGCAGAACTGAGTGCCAAGCGCTAACAGGCTCTTCTGTCCGTCAGGCCAGACAAGGATGAGGAGAGAGCAGCCAGGGAGCGTGAGAAGAGGCGGGTGCGGCAGGAGGAGAGGTGAGCTTGTCCTGCAGCCACGCCGCCTCCGGCTACAGAAGGATTTGGCTCCTGTCTGTGCCATCAGACGTGATGCCAGGAGGCACGTGGGGCTCGACACGTGGTCAGTGGCTGCTTCAGCCCTCACTCAAACGCAAACCTCACCAGCAATGTCTTTCTGGGGTGACTTGTGGTTGCAGCATCACGACAGTGTTGTGTATCCGACATCCTGAGGGTTGCTGGCGTGTGTGGGTGCTGGTGGTCCCCAGTGTCTTGGGGAGGTGGGGGTGCTGAGCAAAGCTGGCAGCCTGGGGCTCCCCAGCTTGGAAAGAAGCAAGGAGCTGTAGCTTCTCTTGCCTGGTTTTGTATCACCAGTCACTAACTGgtggtttttctgtttgcttcttgcAGGAGAGCAGAGATGAAATCACGGCATGATGAAATCCGAAGAAAATACGGTACAGTGCTGACATGAGCAATTCAAGCTAAGCTTTAGATGGAGCAGCCTCGGTAGCTGTGTTCCTAGCTGTGGTTACAGCTGCAGAGGAGACCTGGAGATTCGGCTGTGTGTGCCTGAGGGGAACAGCGGCTTGGAAGGaaggggggagctggggaggggccCCATCATGGAGCAGGGAGCAGCCGGGCTCACACATGCTGAGCATGGTGATCTCTGGCTTTGAGGGGCCACAGGGGAAGCTGGAGACCCTTcgtctgcctgcagctgctgcccgcTTGTTGGAGGAGTTCCTTTCCCTGGGTTTCCTGCAGACTCGggcatggattccagaaattcctCTAAAGTCAATAATTTATTCCCAAGGCACAGCGTAGAGCAGCTCGAGCTGGTGCCTCCTGGACAGGGACCCTCAGCAGGAAAAGACTTGAACAATTCTACCCCCCaatcccagcccctgccccccgTGTGTCACTTGGGGCCAGTTGCAAAATTAGAGTCTTCTCTCCAGGGCTGCAGCTACCCTGATCTTCCAGCTTGAAGACTCTGAGGCCTTTTTAACTTAAGGAAGCAGAAAGTTCAAAGtttcacagcttgcagaagttaCACTGAGCAAACTTACTTAGGAGAAGTGAATTCTATACGAGCAGTTTCTGACCAAGTTCTACCAGAAGCGGCACAGCAAATAATTCCATAAGCTCAGGTGGTCTGGAGGGTCTtttgcaaccaaaatgattctgtgattctaaaagtgttgggctggggctgggaaaGCAGCCAGTGGAGTGACACGGGGGCTTGTCACGCACCACAGGTCAGCCCCATCCCCTGCCTTGCTGTCTCCTAGTTGTGGATGtaagagcaggggagcaagtcTAAAAAGAGTGTTAATTTCATTTGGGTGTGTGCTCTTTGCTGCCGATTCAGCCCAACAGACGGATCCTGCAGAAGGGGTGCTCTGGGCGATCAGTCCTGCTGCTTTACCTAGACTTTGGACTGCATGGGAGAGGAGTTTGCCATGAGGTTGAGCTTCTTAATGGCTCTGTCCTCTTGTGCAGAGGAGGAGAGCGCAAGAGGGCTGACCGCGTGCACAGCTTGAGCGAAAGCCATTCTTTCGGGAGGGCTGCAGCACTGGATGAAGCATGAAAGACAGAGTTGTTACCAAGAATGAGGTTTCTTGCTGGCTGTGGCTGGCAGGGCAGCTGCTGTCTGAACGATGCTCTTTTCTCTTCTAGGCCTGTTCAAGGAAGAGAACCCCTATGCGAAATTTGAGAACTAGCATCTCTGGACCTGCCCACCCCGGTGAACAGTGCCTTCTGCAGGGCCACAGGACTCCATGCTTCCCCCGCCACGAGGAGACCACTGTGGTGCCACAGAAGATGAGCCAAATGCTTGGTGACACCGTTGTCCCCACTCCAGATGCTTGGTTTGCTCCGGAGCTTTTCTCTTGCTCTGCTGGTGCAGGAAAACGTGGTGGCAATGTTAAAGGATGACACATTTCTTCTCACTGACCCCTGGGGTGGTAACGGAGTCCTAAGCAACGCAAATAACagtccttgtccccagccaagGGCTAAAGCAGCCTTGTGCATCTCTCTCGCTCCTGCCTCTCCAAATACCCTTCATGCACACAGCACCAGCCTCTTCTgtccccccttttctttcatttttttttcttttagtataGGCAAAAACCAGCAAGAGTTTCTTGGCTCATTGGTCAGCAGGAGGCCTTGGCTGTCACTCCAGGTGCCTGTACAGCACATTTGCATTCCTTGCACAACGCACAAGTTTCTGATTGTCTCAGGCCTCCAAGAGGAAGGTTCCATGTGCACGTTCTCGCTTGCAACTAATCTGGGGAAATGCCCCAACTCTCCTACCTCTCTGTGCCTTTCGAGAAGGGTGGTCTCCCGGGCGCCATGGCCACGGCTGGTAGCAATGCTGTAGGATTCGATTGCATTTACAACTTATTGACTATATAT
The sequence above is a segment of the Columba livia isolate bColLiv1 breed racing homer chromosome 9, bColLiv1.pat.W.v2, whole genome shotgun sequence genome. Coding sequences within it:
- the PTTG1IP gene encoding pituitary tumor-transforming gene 1 protein-interacting protein, which produces MVPLLPLCAALALALLPAAAAAQDGPAECHQYTNRSCEECLKNVTCLWCASSGRCVEYPVRRVLPPSDLCELRSARWGVCWVNFEALIIAMSVVGGTILIMLGVCCCCCCCKKKSKKPDKDEERAAREREKRRVRQEERRAEMKSRHDEIRRKYGLFKEENPYAKFEN